A genome region from Nocardia sp. NBC_01730 includes the following:
- a CDS encoding TetR/AcrR family transcriptional regulator, whose translation MTDETPSTYGTQRKAAARNRVAIIEAAHALFADNPLVPLSEIAKRAGVGAGTLYRHFPTREDLILAAYQHDIERLTITADEVLARHSSAKAAFVEWFETLSAYIRIKHGLGDALHSAAAQDMIRASWAPTTAAVAKLVDACVAEGTIAAGHDPADIIMLMSFLWRVANSDDGAAQGRRLIAAVFSGLQTAPQPT comes from the coding sequence ATGACCGACGAGACGCCGAGCACCTACGGCACGCAACGCAAGGCCGCCGCGCGCAACCGGGTCGCGATCATCGAGGCCGCCCATGCGCTGTTCGCGGACAACCCGCTCGTGCCACTGAGCGAGATCGCCAAGCGCGCCGGCGTCGGCGCAGGGACGCTCTACCGCCATTTCCCCACCCGTGAGGACCTGATCCTCGCGGCCTACCAACACGACATCGAACGCCTGACCATCACTGCCGACGAGGTACTGGCGCGTCACTCATCGGCCAAGGCCGCGTTCGTCGAGTGGTTCGAGACCCTGTCGGCCTACATCCGCATCAAGCACGGCCTCGGTGACGCTTTACACAGCGCCGCGGCCCAGGACATGATCAGAGCCTCTTGGGCGCCGACGACCGCCGCGGTGGCCAAGCTGGTCGATGCCTGCGTGGCCGAGGGCACCATCGCCGCCGGGCACGACCCCGCCGACATCATCATGCTGATGAGCTTTTTGTGGCGCGTCGCGAACAGTGATGACGGAGCGGCCCAGGGCAGACGCCTTATCGCTGCCGTTTTCTCGGGCCTACAGACCGCACCCCAGCCGACCTGA
- a CDS encoding polyprenyl synthetase family protein — protein MNPTEVGAVVDAVLTQFLDDKDHLSPAVELTYFSEQLRSLLAAGGKRFRPLMCVTGWAAVDGVPPSDIVYRVAASLELFHCFALIHDDVMDHSATRRGRPTAHHALAARHGDHANPAELGVNAAILLGDLALAWSYDLLVGPPSPTLEQLARIQPTLDALRTETLIGQYLDLSASGRRTADLDTAWRIIRYKTAKYTIERPLHLGANLAGGTTHQLRALSDYAVPLGEAFQLRDDLLGVFGNPRQTGKSVDDDLRSAKHTVLIATALERATPTQRRALRQLLGKPDLTEDQCDQIRAVLTATGAVATVEQLIATRCESAAQALHTHHLHPTAVAVLHQFAAAATTRAV, from the coding sequence GTGAACCCGACCGAGGTGGGCGCCGTCGTGGACGCGGTGCTCACCCAATTCCTGGACGACAAGGACCACCTTTCACCCGCGGTCGAACTGACCTATTTCAGTGAGCAGTTGCGCAGCCTTCTTGCCGCTGGCGGCAAGCGCTTTCGTCCGCTCATGTGCGTCACCGGATGGGCTGCCGTCGACGGCGTTCCCCCGTCCGACATCGTGTACCGGGTCGCTGCTTCGCTCGAGCTGTTCCATTGTTTCGCGCTGATCCACGACGACGTCATGGATCACTCCGCCACCCGCCGAGGCAGGCCCACTGCCCACCACGCCCTGGCCGCTCGTCACGGCGACCATGCCAACCCTGCCGAGCTGGGGGTCAACGCCGCCATTCTGCTCGGAGACCTGGCCCTGGCGTGGTCCTACGATCTACTGGTAGGTCCGCCGAGCCCAACACTTGAGCAGCTCGCCCGCATACAACCAACGTTGGATGCGTTGCGGACCGAAACGCTCATCGGCCAATACCTGGATCTCAGCGCATCTGGTCGCCGCACCGCCGATCTGGACACCGCGTGGCGGATCATCCGGTATAAGACCGCCAAATACACGATCGAACGCCCGCTGCACTTGGGAGCCAACCTCGCTGGCGGCACCACACATCAACTTCGAGCGCTGTCGGACTATGCCGTGCCGCTCGGCGAAGCGTTCCAGCTCCGCGACGACCTGCTCGGCGTATTCGGCAACCCCCGCCAGACTGGTAAGTCCGTCGACGACGATCTCCGCTCGGCCAAACACACCGTACTGATCGCCACTGCGCTGGAGCGGGCCACACCCACCCAGCGCCGCGCCCTGCGCCAACTACTCGGCAAACCGGACCTGACCGAGGATCAATGCGATCAGATCCGTGCGGTCCTGACAGCCACCGGTGCCGTCGCGACTGTTGAGCAGTTGATCGCGACGCGATGCGAATCGGCGGCACAGGCATTACACACCCACCACCTGCACCCGACCGCCGTGGCGGTACTGCACCAATTCGCCGCGGCCGCGACCACGCGCGCGGTCTGA
- a CDS encoding aldo/keto reductase → MRYVKLGTTGLDVSPIAIGAMTYGEPDRGHPVWSLGEEAARPLIKHALDAGINFFDTANMYSNGSSEEILGRALRDFANRDDVVIATKLRHPMRPGPNGRGLSRKAIMTEVDHSLQRLGTDYIDLYQVHRNDHATPLEETLEALSDLVKAGKVRYLGASSMFAWEFAKALHLQKQHGWARFVSMQDHYNLLAREEEREMIPLCLDEGVGTIIWSPLARGRLARGWDDAKSTARSDTDGAYADVLYSPEQKTSNRAIIDAVGRVAATHGVSLASIALAWLHRQPVVTAPLVGAGSIKQIDDAIASLDVELTDEDVRALTAPYTPRYDWQGVSDEATMDAIRARVPGMALT, encoded by the coding sequence ATGCGTTATGTGAAGCTTGGCACCACCGGCCTGGACGTCTCGCCCATCGCGATCGGTGCGATGACCTACGGCGAACCGGACCGCGGCCACCCCGTCTGGTCCCTGGGTGAAGAAGCCGCCCGTCCACTGATCAAGCACGCCCTGGACGCAGGCATCAACTTCTTCGACACCGCGAACATGTATTCGAACGGGTCCAGCGAGGAGATCCTCGGGCGTGCGCTGCGCGACTTCGCGAACCGCGACGACGTGGTGATCGCCACCAAGCTGCGCCACCCGATGCGCCCCGGGCCGAACGGCAGGGGACTGTCGCGCAAGGCGATCATGACCGAGGTCGACCACTCGCTGCAGCGGCTCGGCACCGACTACATCGACCTCTACCAGGTGCACCGCAACGACCACGCGACCCCGCTGGAGGAAACCCTCGAAGCGCTCAGCGACCTGGTCAAGGCCGGCAAGGTCCGCTACCTCGGCGCATCGTCGATGTTCGCCTGGGAGTTCGCCAAAGCCCTGCACCTGCAGAAGCAGCACGGCTGGGCCCGGTTCGTGTCCATGCAGGACCACTACAACCTGCTCGCCCGCGAAGAGGAACGCGAGATGATCCCGCTGTGCCTCGACGAGGGCGTCGGCACCATTATCTGGAGCCCGCTCGCCCGCGGCCGTCTGGCCCGAGGCTGGGATGACGCGAAATCCACCGCCCGCTCCGATACAGACGGCGCCTACGCCGACGTGCTCTACTCGCCCGAGCAAAAGACGTCCAACCGCGCCATCATCGATGCGGTCGGCCGAGTCGCGGCCACCCACGGCGTGAGCCTCGCGTCCATCGCCCTGGCCTGGCTGCATCGCCAGCCGGTCGTCACCGCCCCGCTCGTTGGCGCCGGTTCGATCAAGCAGATCGACGACGCGATCGCATCATTGGACGTCGAACTCACCGACGAGGACGTACGCGCCCTCACCGCCCCCTACACGCCACGGTATGACTGGCAGGGCGTCTCGGACGAGGCGACCATGGACGCGATCCGCGCCCGTGTCCCGGGCATGGCCCTGACGTGA
- a CDS encoding GNAT family N-acetyltransferase encodes MRSEHADQVLEIYQLGIGDGDATFETTAPTWREFDKMKLPHHRFVALDDHNQVLGWVAVVPVSDRCAYAGVVEHSVYVHPDARGHGAGLALHTKAGFRTIGTRQRIGRHHGRWRDVTLIERRSPTIE; translated from the coding sequence ATGCGATCCGAGCATGCCGACCAGGTGCTGGAGATCTACCAACTCGGCATCGGCGACGGCGATGCCACCTTCGAAACCACCGCACCAACCTGGCGGGAGTTCGACAAAATGAAACTGCCCCACCACCGTTTCGTCGCGCTCGACGACCACAACCAAGTCCTCGGCTGGGTCGCGGTGGTCCCGGTCTCGGACCGCTGCGCCTACGCCGGAGTCGTCGAGCACTCCGTCTACGTCCACCCCGACGCCCGCGGGCACGGCGCCGGCCTCGCCCTGCACACCAAAGCCGGATTCCGAACCATCGGCACCCGGCAACGCATCGGCCGCCACCACGGACGCTGGCGCGACGTCACCCTCATCGAACGCCGCAGTCCCACCATCGAATAG
- a CDS encoding TetR/AcrR family transcriptional regulator, producing the protein MPRPRVHALDPLMDAAAQLAVDSGPAAVTVRALSEVTSVSNGVIYHAFGSRAGLMGRVWLRAAQRFLTLQREAVDRALAAGRSHEDAIEAVVAAADTPAEFLIQQPVSGRFLLTVPRRELLGSSEIPDDIAEELRRLDQTLAELFVNLSRGVFDRADREAVAVIRDCVVELPTALLLRGRRNPDPAVRQRLAAAVRAVLAQPLPATTPTTTK; encoded by the coding sequence ATGCCTCGCCCTCGCGTACATGCCCTGGATCCGCTCATGGATGCCGCCGCACAGCTGGCAGTCGACTCCGGACCCGCTGCGGTCACTGTCCGCGCGCTCTCGGAGGTCACCTCCGTGTCCAACGGCGTGATCTATCACGCCTTCGGCTCCCGCGCCGGGCTGATGGGGCGGGTCTGGCTGCGCGCCGCGCAGCGATTTCTGACTCTGCAGCGCGAGGCGGTCGATCGTGCGCTGGCCGCGGGCAGATCCCACGAAGACGCCATCGAGGCGGTCGTCGCCGCTGCCGACACACCCGCCGAATTCCTCATCCAGCAACCGGTCTCAGGGCGTTTCCTGCTGACCGTGCCTCGCCGGGAACTCCTCGGTTCCAGCGAGATCCCCGACGACATCGCCGAGGAGTTACGCCGGCTCGATCAGACCCTGGCCGAGCTGTTCGTGAATCTATCGCGCGGCGTGTTCGACCGCGCCGACCGTGAGGCCGTGGCCGTCATCCGCGATTGCGTGGTGGAACTGCCCACCGCGCTGCTGCTGCGAGGCCGCCGAAACCCCGATCCCGCAGTGCGCCAACGCCTCGCAGCCGCGGTCCGCGCGGTACTGGCCCAACCTCTCCCCGCCACCACCCCCACCACAACGAAGTGA
- a CDS encoding GMC oxidoreductase, translating into MDRRGFVKGASLAAVLLSLAGGSTLATATSTARAEDYGLSSRSSMYRLLVPEIFAPLPDPADHVPAIVIGSGFGASITALRLAQSGTQVTVLERGSRWPNDPWRDIFAADTVPDGRGFWHRTTFTGATRIPVSVDPFGGVLDVSSYPGIDVWRGACVGGGSVVFTGVMIEPEQRFFDHVFRGVVDYREMHDIYYPKVRKTLRLSPMPDDIYHSVAFAHSRAWDDQVRAAGYTPQRIDGVWNWNVIRDELALRSRPSATVGCSNLGNSNGAKFDLNQNYLRSAEDTGFARIYPGHRVDAIAKEPGESGRYTVTVTKLAPTGEALRTRTLTCDTLFLGAGSIGTSELLVRARAIGALPNLNEHIGEGWGSNGDVALARPLSSLDVGTQGAPSASRILDETGTPVSLENWYIPGASPCDIGILGSLGIVLDDTRGRFVYNPTDGRVDLQWPEDGAVGYLARAQEVNDKADCRCLSIAPPDLGGDASITSHPLGGAVIGRATDGYGRVCGYRGLYVMDGAAVPGSTGTVNPSLTISALAERNIEQIIRSGG; encoded by the coding sequence ATGGACAGGCGCGGTTTCGTCAAGGGTGCCAGCCTGGCTGCTGTGCTGCTGAGTCTTGCAGGTGGAAGCACGCTTGCGACGGCCACGTCTACGGCGCGGGCCGAAGATTACGGCCTGAGCTCGAGGTCGTCGATGTACCGCTTGCTGGTCCCGGAGATCTTCGCACCGCTGCCGGATCCGGCCGACCATGTGCCTGCGATCGTCATCGGATCGGGGTTCGGGGCGTCGATCACCGCGCTGCGCCTGGCGCAGTCCGGGACCCAGGTCACGGTGCTCGAGCGCGGGTCGCGCTGGCCGAATGATCCGTGGCGCGACATCTTCGCCGCCGACACGGTTCCGGATGGCCGCGGCTTCTGGCATCGCACCACCTTCACCGGCGCGACTAGGATCCCCGTGTCGGTCGATCCATTCGGCGGGGTCCTCGACGTCTCCAGTTACCCAGGCATCGACGTGTGGCGTGGCGCGTGTGTGGGTGGTGGCTCGGTGGTGTTCACCGGGGTGATGATCGAGCCGGAGCAGCGGTTCTTCGACCATGTGTTCCGCGGTGTGGTCGACTACCGCGAGATGCATGACATCTACTACCCCAAGGTCCGAAAGACGTTGCGGTTGAGCCCGATGCCGGACGACATCTATCACTCCGTCGCGTTCGCGCACTCGCGGGCCTGGGACGATCAGGTCCGCGCGGCCGGTTATACGCCGCAGCGCATCGACGGCGTTTGGAACTGGAACGTCATCCGCGACGAGCTGGCCCTGCGATCGAGGCCGTCGGCGACGGTCGGCTGTTCGAACCTCGGCAATTCCAACGGCGCGAAGTTCGATTTGAACCAGAACTACCTGCGCTCTGCCGAGGACACCGGCTTTGCCCGGATCTACCCCGGCCACCGCGTGGACGCCATCGCCAAGGAACCGGGGGAGTCGGGTCGCTACACGGTCACCGTGACCAAGCTGGCACCTACCGGCGAGGCGCTCCGCACCCGGACGCTGACCTGCGACACGCTGTTTCTCGGTGCGGGCTCCATCGGCACCTCCGAGCTGCTGGTGCGCGCGCGGGCGATCGGGGCGCTGCCGAACCTGAACGAGCACATCGGCGAAGGCTGGGGCAGCAACGGCGATGTCGCCTTGGCGCGGCCGCTCAGCTCGCTTGATGTGGGCACGCAGGGCGCCCCGTCCGCGAGCCGGATTCTGGACGAAACAGGCACACCTGTGTCGCTGGAGAACTGGTACATCCCCGGCGCGTCGCCCTGCGACATCGGCATCCTCGGATCGCTGGGCATAGTGCTCGACGACACCCGCGGCCGGTTCGTGTACAACCCGACCGACGGTCGGGTGGACCTGCAGTGGCCCGAAGACGGCGCTGTCGGCTATCTCGCGCGAGCGCAGGAAGTCAACGACAAGGCGGACTGCCGCTGCCTGTCCATCGCCCCACCAGACTTGGGCGGGGACGCCTCGATCACCTCGCATCCGTTGGGCGGCGCAGTGATCGGACGCGCGACGGACGGCTACGGTCGGGTGTGTGGTTATCGAGGCCTGTACGTGATGGACGGGGCGGCTGTGCCCGGCAGCACCGGAACAGTGAACCCGTCGTTGACGATCAGCGCGCTGGCTGAGCGCAATATCGAACAGATCATTCGTTCTGGGGGGTAG
- a CDS encoding hotdog fold domain-containing protein, which yields MTTTQAPAAGANLALWNTLQRLPFGNWLFTQALCLKAPYFRSVHPLILELRPGLCRVSAPNRRSVHNHLGSYHAIASCNMAELAGGMMTDATIPATHRWIPVGMTVEYKSKSTTAVTSVARLDPIPEFGDDPTELVVPVDVLDADGNAFVTARITMHVSKKR from the coding sequence ATGACCACCACCCAGGCCCCAGCGGCCGGCGCCAACCTCGCTCTGTGGAACACGCTGCAACGCTTGCCATTCGGCAACTGGCTGTTCACCCAGGCACTGTGCCTGAAAGCCCCCTACTTCCGCAGCGTGCACCCGCTGATCCTCGAGCTGCGACCCGGCCTGTGCCGAGTCAGCGCACCCAACCGGCGCAGCGTCCACAACCACCTCGGCAGCTACCACGCCATTGCATCGTGCAACATGGCCGAACTCGCCGGCGGCATGATGACCGACGCCACCATTCCCGCCACCCACCGGTGGATACCGGTCGGCATGACGGTCGAATACAAGTCCAAGTCCACCACCGCCGTGACCTCGGTCGCTCGCCTCGACCCCATTCCCGAGTTCGGCGACGACCCCACCGAACTCGTCGTCCCGGTCGATGTCCTCGACGCCGACGGCAACGCCTTCGTCACCGCACGGATCACCATGCACGTCTCCAAGAAACGGTAG
- a CDS encoding terpene synthase family protein, translating into MDALIDSTVTWVRKFGFARDVRQATLLATAGVGFTVCAYHYARPEVLEYLCRYGAWGFYLDDICETRPYTERLPELTQLLTRLTRVVEVPASQPWGHDPFLDAGRDLTTCIARHTSPTLMRRLSDSFRQWMFGNLTEVSQRSLGYPADLDAYLRLRAGAVGGENGAAMGEVALGLELPSQERDQPAVRAACEAAILTASLDNDRFSFAKSVRLDEGSPDIITMIQRENPSLSFPEALAAAVAVRDRCFSRYLALRTQLLPDGSAELRRYFIVLDALVAGNLVFGSIATRYFSPNSPTADLPWSDTPSDLNPDPLPVPAIAWWWDV; encoded by the coding sequence ATGGATGCCCTGATCGACAGCACCGTGACGTGGGTCCGGAAATTCGGCTTCGCCCGCGATGTCAGGCAGGCCACGTTGCTGGCCACCGCCGGGGTCGGCTTCACCGTGTGCGCCTACCACTACGCCCGCCCGGAGGTGCTCGAGTACCTCTGCCGATACGGCGCGTGGGGCTTCTACCTCGACGACATCTGCGAGACTCGGCCATACACCGAACGGCTGCCCGAACTCACTCAACTGCTGACCCGGCTGACGCGGGTAGTCGAGGTGCCCGCAAGCCAACCATGGGGCCATGACCCCTTTCTCGACGCTGGACGCGACCTCACCACCTGCATCGCGCGGCACACGAGCCCAACCCTGATGCGGCGCTTGAGCGACTCCTTTCGGCAATGGATGTTCGGCAATCTGACCGAGGTATCGCAGCGCAGCCTCGGATACCCAGCAGACCTCGACGCCTACCTGCGGCTGCGAGCCGGAGCCGTCGGCGGCGAAAACGGCGCAGCCATGGGCGAAGTCGCACTCGGCCTGGAACTTCCGAGCCAAGAGCGTGACCAGCCCGCAGTCCGCGCCGCCTGCGAGGCGGCAATCCTGACAGCTTCACTCGACAACGACCGGTTCTCCTTCGCCAAATCCGTGCGCCTGGACGAAGGCAGCCCCGACATCATCACCATGATCCAACGTGAGAACCCCTCCCTCTCCTTCCCCGAAGCACTGGCCGCTGCCGTCGCGGTCCGTGACCGATGCTTCTCCCGCTACCTGGCCCTACGCACCCAGCTCCTCCCCGACGGCAGCGCCGAGCTGCGACGCTATTTCATAGTTCTGGATGCGCTAGTCGCCGGAAACCTCGTTTTCGGCTCCATCGCCACCCGCTATTTCTCCCCCAACAGCCCCACCGCGGACCTCCCGTGGTCCGACACCCCCAGCGACCTCAACCCGGACCCGCTGCCGGTGCCCGCCATCGCCTGGTGGTGGGACGTTTAG
- a CDS encoding DUF998 domain-containing protein, which translates to MRSIVRSGPAARVGAILIFIGPLVSWVAELITAAAWQHPHYSPLYNWVSHLGLTGPSQVAFGQVGNSPLGAVMDTGWVLYGILLIVGVLLTFDLRKGPRPIAIVVVAILSGIGVSLVGIFQGSSANVANGLIAFHTSGAQGVMLAGNLMAIIVGANGARIGISPGRSIMSIVLGIVGLVAFPVFIADVFTGWAWNIGMFERAVIYPVMTGHVLLGSGLIGVRQAAHRQPVAVGR; encoded by the coding sequence GTGAGGTCGATTGTTCGCTCTGGCCCCGCTGCCCGCGTCGGAGCGATCCTGATCTTCATCGGCCCGCTCGTGTCGTGGGTGGCGGAACTCATCACGGCGGCGGCCTGGCAGCACCCGCACTACTCGCCGTTGTACAACTGGGTCAGCCATCTGGGTCTGACCGGCCCAAGCCAAGTCGCGTTCGGGCAGGTCGGGAACTCCCCGCTGGGGGCCGTCATGGACACCGGCTGGGTCCTCTACGGCATCCTGCTCATCGTCGGCGTGCTACTCACCTTCGATCTGCGCAAGGGCCCGCGGCCGATCGCGATCGTCGTAGTGGCGATCTTGTCCGGCATCGGCGTGTCCCTCGTGGGGATCTTCCAGGGATCCAGCGCGAACGTCGCGAACGGCCTGATCGCATTCCACACCTCCGGTGCGCAAGGTGTCATGCTTGCCGGAAACCTCATGGCGATCATCGTCGGCGCCAATGGCGCCCGAATCGGTATAAGCCCTGGCCGCAGCATCATGAGCATCGTGCTGGGCATCGTCGGCTTGGTCGCGTTCCCGGTCTTCATCGCCGACGTGTTCACCGGCTGGGCGTGGAACATCGGCATGTTCGAACGCGCCGTGATCTACCCAGTCATGACCGGCCACGTTCTCCTCGGCAGCGGGCTCATCGGCGTCCGACAGGCGGCCCACCGCCAGCCGGTCGCCGTCGGCCGGTAG